The proteins below are encoded in one region of Longimicrobiales bacterium:
- a CDS encoding DUF1772 domain-containing protein, protein MLFDDVAGAAGRRREQAAFAVSVVYLWVTMILLGAVVLETFMVYPNILVDPPASLETALAFMRVSGPSDFFPPLGFLSWVAGVAAALLAWRVKDARWWVLGSVALMLADGLFSMLFHWPRNTILFVEGAAVHSAELLRATAAEFQRLHWSRLVFTAGAALAMFVGVLRLHRHRLLRWWSSRSAAAI, encoded by the coding sequence ATGTTATTCGACGATGTCGCAGGGGCTGCCGGGCGGCGACGCGAGCAGGCGGCGTTCGCCGTCTCCGTCGTTTACCTCTGGGTAACGATGATTCTGCTCGGCGCAGTCGTGCTCGAGACGTTCATGGTCTATCCGAACATTCTCGTGGATCCGCCCGCATCGCTGGAGACGGCGCTTGCATTCATGCGCGTGTCAGGGCCCAGCGACTTCTTTCCGCCGCTCGGCTTCCTGTCGTGGGTTGCGGGCGTGGCTGCGGCGCTGCTTGCCTGGCGGGTGAAGGACGCGCGCTGGTGGGTGCTCGGCAGTGTCGCGCTGATGCTGGCCGATGGACTGTTCTCGATGCTCTTTCACTGGCCGCGCAATACGATCCTCTTCGTCGAGGGCGCTGCCGTGCATTCTGCCGAGCTGCTGCGGGCCACCGCCGCCGAGTTTCAGCGACTGCACTGGTCGCGGCTGGTGTTCACCGCGGGAGCAGCGCTGGCGATGTTCGTGGGTGTGTTGCGACTGCACCGGCACCGTCTGCTCCGGTGGTGGAGCTCACGTTCAGCTGCCGCGATCTGA
- the kaiC gene encoding circadian clock protein KaiC has protein sequence MMNAAGTVGSVQKLPTGIRSFDLIAEGGLPKSRTTLLSGTAGSGKTVFATQFLAAGISGGENGVFVTFEESPGDICQNMRSFGWDLEQWEKDGSLAIVDASPDPQTEIIESGAFDLGALLARVENAVRRVDAKRVSIDSLGAMFSQFGDQALVRRELFRIASALKQMGVTAVMTAERTDDYGPIARFGVEEFIADNVMVLRNVLDEEKRRRTIEILKFRGTDHQKGEFPLTIVNGEGIVVIPLSSIQLRQKSSDVRISSGDPDLDRMCGGGFFRDSVILVSGATGTGKTLTVTQFLAGGAAAGERCLLLAFEESRDQLFRNARGWGMDFEQMEQDGMLRVICDYPEVAGLEDWLVRIRAIIEEFRPKRVALDSLSALERGGSIKAFREFVIGISSFIKHQEITGLFTSTTPALMGGSSITETHISTLTDSIILLRYVEAFGEMKRGLTVLKMRGSVHDKDIREFTIDADGMHIGRPFRHVTGILAGTPVHVSPADIERIWEQFDAEQDRIQVRAGVSGADGQSGSAARHRGMDGA, from the coding sequence ATGATGAACGCAGCAGGGACCGTCGGTTCGGTGCAGAAGCTGCCGACAGGGATCCGGAGTTTCGACCTGATCGCCGAGGGCGGGCTGCCGAAGAGCCGGACGACGCTGCTGTCGGGCACGGCAGGGAGCGGCAAGACGGTGTTCGCGACGCAGTTCCTCGCCGCGGGTATCTCGGGTGGCGAGAACGGTGTGTTCGTCACGTTCGAGGAGTCGCCGGGCGACATCTGCCAGAACATGCGCAGCTTCGGCTGGGACCTGGAGCAGTGGGAGAAGGACGGCAGCCTCGCGATCGTGGATGCGTCGCCGGACCCGCAGACGGAAATCATCGAGAGCGGCGCCTTCGACCTGGGCGCGCTCCTCGCCCGCGTCGAGAACGCGGTGAGGCGAGTCGATGCGAAGCGCGTGTCGATCGATTCGCTGGGCGCAATGTTCAGCCAGTTCGGTGACCAGGCGCTGGTCCGGCGCGAGCTGTTCCGCATCGCCTCGGCCCTCAAGCAGATGGGCGTGACGGCCGTGATGACCGCGGAGCGCACGGACGATTACGGTCCGATCGCGCGCTTCGGCGTCGAGGAGTTCATCGCCGACAACGTGATGGTGCTGCGCAACGTGCTCGACGAGGAGAAGCGGCGGCGCACGATCGAGATCCTGAAGTTCCGCGGCACCGATCACCAGAAGGGCGAGTTCCCGCTGACGATCGTCAACGGCGAAGGCATCGTCGTGATCCCGCTGTCGTCGATCCAGCTGCGCCAGAAGTCCTCGGACGTGCGCATCTCCTCCGGCGATCCCGACCTCGATCGCATGTGCGGCGGCGGCTTCTTCCGCGACTCCGTGATCCTCGTTTCCGGCGCGACCGGAACCGGCAAGACGCTCACCGTGACGCAGTTCCTCGCCGGCGGTGCGGCAGCCGGTGAGCGCTGCCTCCTGCTCGCCTTCGAGGAGAGCCGTGACCAGCTCTTCCGCAACGCGCGCGGCTGGGGCATGGATTTCGAGCAGATGGAGCAGGACGGCATGCTGCGCGTGATCTGCGACTACCCGGAGGTCGCGGGCCTGGAGGACTGGCTGGTCCGCATCCGCGCGATCATCGAGGAGTTCCGGCCGAAGCGCGTCGCACTCGACAGCCTGTCCGCACTGGAGCGCGGCGGCAGCATCAAGGCGTTCCGCGAATTCGTGATCGGCATCTCGTCGTTCATCAAGCACCAGGAGATCACCGGCCTCTTCACGTCGACCACGCCCGCGCTGATGGGCGGCTCCTCCATCACGGAGACGCACATCTCCACGCTCACCGACTCCATCATCCTGCTCCGCTACGTGGAAGCCTTCGGCGAGATGAAGCGCGGCCTCACCGTGCTCAAGATGCGCGGCTCCGTCCACGACAAGGACATCCGCGAGTTCACCATCGACGCCGACGGAATGCACATCGGCCGGCCCTTCCGCCATGTCACCGGCATCCTGGCCGGCACCCCCGTGCACGTCTCGCCCGCGGACATCGAGCGCATCTGGGAACAGTTCGACGCCGAGCAGGACCGCATCCAGGTGCGGGCCGGGGTTTCGGGTGCCGACGGTCAGTCGGGTTCTGCCGCGCGGCATCGCGGCATGGACGGGGCGTAG
- the kaiB gene encoding circadian clock protein KaiB has product MPANNARAQVEPAPPAFRPGHSAIPAPRKEPILARYLLKLYVTGKTPRAEHAIANLRRICEAELNGEYDLQIVDVLEHPQLAEDEKILATPTLIKRLPPPLRRVIGDLSDREKVLLGLDVWPEATDQAVTEQQ; this is encoded by the coding sequence ATGCCAGCGAACAACGCTCGAGCTCAGGTCGAGCCCGCGCCGCCCGCATTCCGCCCGGGTCACAGCGCCATCCCGGCGCCGCGAAAGGAGCCGATTCTGGCGAGATACCTTCTGAAGCTCTATGTGACGGGCAAAACGCCGCGGGCGGAGCATGCGATCGCGAATCTGCGGCGCATCTGTGAAGCGGAGCTGAACGGTGAGTACGATCTGCAGATCGTGGACGTGCTCGAGCATCCGCAGCTCGCCGAGGACGAGAAGATCCTGGCGACGCCCACCCTGATCAAACGCCTGCCGCCTCCACTCCGACGCGTCATCGGCGACTTGTCGGATCGCGAGAAGGTTCTGCTGGGGCTGGATGTCTGGCCCGAGGCAACTGACCAAGCAGTCACGGAGCAGCAATGA
- a CDS encoding PAS domain-containing sensor histidine kinase, whose protein sequence is MAHALHAGMEDGTRREPQDSDGRTAVGNGENGRLRVIIDQVADGIVIVDVDGVIQFVNAAAETLFGRTADALIGSELGFPVVPDESTEIEVLRPAAEAVVAELRAVEIDWDEQPALLISLRDVTHRHRAEQQARELEREQAARAAAQAAEERYRRLAAEKAALADENALLLQHAQAASRAKSEFLAVVSHELRTPLNAVIGYTDLLASGISGPITETQRVQLERIRASSRHLLEVVDDILTFSRLEAGREELRVEPVEYGQLAEDAAALVQAIADEKGIPVEVRTPSQPCPGETDSRKVRQILLNLLSNSVKFTERGHVRIEAEADGEDVVFRVSDTGMGIPAAHLEDIWEPFWQVEDAHTRRAGGTGLGLSVVRRLSRLMGGGVSVRSSQGEGSTFTVRLPRKVRSDGRSDGRSDAAGRE, encoded by the coding sequence GTGGCCCATGCACTGCACGCCGGCATGGAGGACGGCACACGGCGCGAGCCGCAGGACAGCGATGGCCGGACCGCGGTCGGCAACGGCGAGAACGGTCGCCTGCGCGTCATCATCGACCAGGTGGCGGACGGAATCGTCATCGTCGATGTCGACGGAGTGATCCAGTTCGTCAACGCCGCGGCCGAAACACTGTTCGGGCGCACTGCAGATGCGCTCATCGGGAGCGAGCTCGGGTTCCCCGTGGTCCCCGACGAGTCGACGGAGATCGAGGTCCTGCGGCCCGCCGCGGAAGCGGTCGTCGCCGAGCTGCGCGCCGTCGAGATCGACTGGGACGAGCAGCCCGCGCTCCTGATCTCGCTCCGCGACGTGACGCACCGCCACCGGGCGGAGCAGCAGGCGCGGGAGCTCGAGCGCGAGCAGGCGGCACGCGCGGCCGCGCAGGCCGCCGAGGAGCGCTACCGTCGCCTGGCGGCCGAAAAGGCCGCACTCGCGGACGAGAACGCGCTCCTCCTCCAGCACGCGCAGGCGGCCAGCCGCGCGAAATCCGAGTTCCTGGCCGTGGTCTCACACGAGCTGCGTACGCCGCTCAACGCCGTGATCGGCTACACCGACCTCCTCGCCTCGGGCATTTCCGGTCCGATCACGGAAACGCAGCGCGTGCAGCTCGAGCGCATCCGGGCCAGCTCACGTCACCTGCTGGAAGTGGTGGACGACATTCTGACGTTCTCGCGACTGGAGGCCGGCCGCGAGGAGCTCCGTGTCGAGCCGGTGGAGTACGGCCAGCTCGCCGAGGATGCAGCAGCACTGGTGCAGGCGATTGCCGACGAAAAGGGGATCCCGGTCGAGGTCCGCACGCCGTCGCAGCCGTGTCCAGGCGAAACGGACAGCCGCAAGGTGCGCCAGATCCTGCTCAACCTGCTGTCCAACTCCGTGAAGTTCACGGAGCGTGGCCATGTGCGCATCGAGGCCGAGGCGGACGGCGAGGACGTCGTGTTCCGGGTGAGCGACACAGGGATGGGCATACCCGCCGCGCACCTGGAGGACATCTGGGAGCCCTTCTGGCAGGTCGAGGATGCCCACACCCGTCGGGCGGGCGGCACCGGCCTGGGGCTGAGCGTGGTGCGCCGTCTCAGCCGCTTGATGGGCGGCGGAGTGAGCGTGCGGAGCAGTCAGGGTGAAGGCAGCACGTTCACCGTCCGGCTGCCGCGCAAGGTGCGGAGCGACGGCCGGAGCGACGGGCGAAGCGACGCTGCTGGGCGGGAGTGA